The following DNA comes from Paracoccus methylovorus.
GCCGTATTCATCTTGCATCAATACTGATGCAATATCTTGTCGCGGGTCGGGCGGACACGGAAGGGTAAACCAAACTATGCCAGAGGCGATAAGCGCGATGGATAGTCACGATGAGCAGGCACAGCGGCTGGTTTTGATTACCGGCCCCTCTGGCGCCGGCCGTTCGACAGCCATCAACGTGCTGGAGGATCTGGGTTATGAGGCCATCGACAACCTGCCCTTGTCGCTGATTCCGCGGTTGCTGGACGGGCCGCCGCGGCCTGTGCCCCTGGCTTTGGGGCTTGATGTGCGCAACCGCGATTTTTCGGTGGCCAACCTGATCGAGTTGATCGACCGGTTGACCCGCCTGCCGGAATATGCGCCCGAAGTGCTGTTTCTCGACTGCGCGACCGAACAGCTTTTGCGGCGGTTCAATGAAACCCGCCGTCGGCATCCGCTGCGGGCCGAGGGCTCTCCGCTGGATGCGATCCGGGCCGAGCGGGACATGCTGGCCCCGATTCGCGCCCGTGCCGATGTGCTGGTAGATACCTCCGAACTGTCGCCTCACGACCTGAAGGCGGAGTTGTCCCGCTGGTTCGAGACCGAACCCGGGCGGCGGCTGACCGTGTCGGTGCAGTCCTTCTCTTACAAACGCGGGGTGCCGCGCGGGGTCGACATGATGTTCGATTGCCGCTTTCTGGCAAATCCGCATTGGCGGCCCGAGCTTCGACCCTTGGATGGCCGAGATGCGCCGGTTCAGGACTATGTGATGGCCGATTCGCGGTTCGAAGAGTTCTTCGGCAGGGTGCGGGATCTTGCACTTTTTACCCTGCCTGCCCATCTGGAAGAGGGTAAGGCCCACCTGGCGATCGGCTTCGGCTGCACCGGGGGTAGACACCGTTCTGTCACAATGGCGGAAAAAATGGCTGATGCGCTTGCGAAAGCAGGCTGGCAGGTGTCAATTAGACATCGGGAACTTGAACGCCGTGAAAAGGCGCCGGCACCTGGGGATGATGGCCATATGAGGGCCTCTCGCACAGCTTTGGCGCAAAGGTGAACGGCTGGTGCGTGGTGGAGCGAATTGATCGGGATTGTAATCGTGGCGCATGGGGGCCTTGCCAGGGAATATCTCTCGGCGGTCGAACATGTGGTAGGACCGCAGACCGGGATCAAGGCCGTTGCGATCGAGGAAAACCATGATCGGGGCGAAAAGCAGGCCGAAATCTGCGCCGCCGCCGACGCGGTCGATTCGGGTGACGGCGTGGTCGTGGTCACGGATCTGTTCGGAGGATCCCCTTCGAACCTGTCTTTGATGGCCTGTGCGATGCGGAATCGCTCGATTCTTTATGGCGCGAACCTGCCGATGTTGGTCAAACTGGCTAAATCGCGCAAATTGCCCGTCGCTGACGCGGTATCGCTGGCCAAGGATGCGGGCCGAAAGTACATCAACAGCTATGACGTATTGCCTGCCGATGTGCTTCCCATCCCGAAACGTGCCGCTTCATGAATGACATGACCAACGGGGCCGTCACCCGCGAATTGGCGATCATCAACGAAAAGGGCCTGCATGCGCGGGCCAGCGCGAAATTCGTCGAAACGGTAGAGCGATTCGATGCCCGCGCTACCGTTGAAAAGGACGGCATCAGCGTCTCGGGTGATTCGATTATGGGGCTGTTGATGCTGGCTGCGCCGCGCGGCAGTGCGATTCGCGTCATCACAAGGGGCGCGCAGGCGC
Coding sequences within:
- the rapZ gene encoding RNase adapter RapZ; the encoded protein is MPEAISAMDSHDEQAQRLVLITGPSGAGRSTAINVLEDLGYEAIDNLPLSLIPRLLDGPPRPVPLALGLDVRNRDFSVANLIELIDRLTRLPEYAPEVLFLDCATEQLLRRFNETRRRHPLRAEGSPLDAIRAERDMLAPIRARADVLVDTSELSPHDLKAELSRWFETEPGRRLTVSVQSFSYKRGVPRGVDMMFDCRFLANPHWRPELRPLDGRDAPVQDYVMADSRFEEFFGRVRDLALFTLPAHLEEGKAHLAIGFGCTGGRHRSVTMAEKMADALAKAGWQVSIRHRELERREKAPAPGDDGHMRASRTALAQR
- a CDS encoding PTS sugar transporter subunit IIA; translated protein: MIGIVIVAHGGLAREYLSAVEHVVGPQTGIKAVAIEENHDRGEKQAEICAAADAVDSGDGVVVVTDLFGGSPSNLSLMACAMRNRSILYGANLPMLVKLAKSRKLPVADAVSLAKDAGRKYINSYDVLPADVLPIPKRAAS
- a CDS encoding HPr family phosphocarrier protein, which gives rise to MNDMTNGAVTRELAIINEKGLHARASAKFVETVERFDARATVEKDGISVSGDSIMGLLMLAAPRGSAIRVITRGAQARELADALTALVEDYFGEGM